The proteins below are encoded in one region of Prevotella melaninogenica ATCC 25845:
- a CDS encoding thiamine phosphate synthase: MIQFITHTNERYDYIDGVRMALEGGCRWIQLRMKDASEEEVLKTAKSTRKLCRQYDAVLILDDYVELVERTGADGVHLGKNDMPIDKARRLIGKDKIIGGTANTFEDIKRIYSAGADYIGCGPFRFTTTKKKLSPILGLDGYSRIIEQMTAYGINIPVIAIGGILLQDVSDIMQTGVSGVAVSGAILNANNGYDPVTTMKRFINELKSNNK, from the coding sequence ATGATACAATTTATTACACATACCAATGAACGCTATGATTACATAGATGGCGTTCGAATGGCACTCGAAGGAGGATGCCGATGGATTCAACTTCGAATGAAAGATGCTTCAGAAGAGGAGGTTCTGAAGACTGCTAAAAGTACGAGAAAACTATGCAGACAATACGATGCAGTCCTTATTCTTGATGACTATGTAGAACTGGTAGAAAGGACAGGTGCTGATGGTGTGCATCTTGGTAAGAACGATATGCCTATCGATAAAGCACGTCGCCTTATTGGAAAGGATAAAATCATTGGTGGTACAGCAAATACTTTTGAGGATATCAAACGTATTTATTCTGCTGGAGCAGACTACATTGGTTGTGGTCCTTTCCGTTTTACTACGACCAAGAAAAAGCTATCTCCTATCTTAGGGTTAGATGGGTATAGCCGTATCATTGAGCAAATGACTGCTTACGGGATTAATATTCCTGTTATTGCCATTGGTGGTATACTTCTACAAGATGTATCGGATATAATGCAGACAGGGGTAAGTGGTGTAGCTGTTAGTGGTGCTATCCTTAATGCTAACAATGGTTATGACCCAGTTACCACCATGAAAAGATTTATTAATGAACTTAAATCAAACAATAAATGA
- the thiC gene encoding phosphomethylpyrimidine synthase ThiC — translation MKAEFKFSYPSSEKVYLSGKLYPELKVGMRKVHLTPTVTIKKGERCEENNAPVYIYDTSGAYSDPNIDINLECGLPKLRQPWVIKRKERETQMYFAKQGIITEEMEYVAIRENMNCEELGIDTRITPAFVCKEIAEGRAVIPANKKHPESEPMIIGTNFLVKINANIGNSSTSSDIEQEIEKAVWSCKWGCDTLMDLSTGKDIHETRERILRNCPVPVGTVPMYQAFEKVNGKIEALNWEIFRDTLIEQCEQGVDYFTIHCGIRLKNIHLADNRLTGIVSRGGSIISKWCKEHQKESFLYEHFDDICDICARYDVAISLGDGLRPGCTHDANDAAQFAELDTMGELVERAWDKNVQVFIEGPGHVPMHKIKENMERQINKCHGAPFYTLGPLVTDIAPAYDHITSAIGASLIGWYGTAMLCYVTPKEHLALPEKEDVRIGVITYKIAAHAADLAKGHPSASIRDNALSKARYDFRWKDQFNLALDPERALEYYKASNSVDANYCTMCGPHFCAARISHSLKDCEE, via the coding sequence ATGAAAGCAGAATTCAAGTTTAGTTATCCTTCCTCTGAGAAGGTTTACCTAAGTGGAAAACTCTATCCTGAACTCAAAGTGGGAATGCGTAAAGTACATCTTACACCTACTGTTACTATCAAGAAAGGAGAAAGATGTGAGGAAAACAATGCTCCTGTGTATATATATGATACCAGTGGTGCTTACAGTGATCCTAATATTGATATCAACTTAGAGTGCGGACTGCCTAAACTTCGACAGCCTTGGGTCATAAAACGTAAGGAAAGAGAGACCCAAATGTATTTCGCCAAACAGGGTATAATAACTGAAGAGATGGAATATGTTGCCATCAGAGAGAATATGAATTGTGAGGAATTGGGTATCGACACGCGTATCACTCCAGCGTTTGTATGCAAGGAAATTGCCGAAGGGAGGGCTGTAATACCTGCTAACAAAAAGCATCCAGAATCTGAACCGATGATTATCGGGACGAACTTTCTTGTGAAGATAAACGCCAATATCGGCAATTCCTCCACATCTTCTGATATCGAACAAGAGATTGAAAAGGCTGTTTGGAGTTGTAAATGGGGTTGCGATACATTAATGGATTTATCTACAGGTAAGGATATTCATGAGACACGAGAACGAATTCTTCGTAACTGTCCTGTACCAGTTGGGACTGTACCTATGTATCAAGCTTTTGAGAAAGTTAATGGGAAAATTGAAGCTCTTAACTGGGAAATCTTCCGTGATACCTTAATTGAACAGTGCGAACAAGGAGTGGATTACTTTACAATTCATTGTGGCATACGATTAAAGAATATACATCTTGCTGACAATCGATTGACAGGTATCGTAAGTCGTGGCGGTAGTATTATCTCTAAATGGTGTAAGGAACATCAGAAAGAGAGTTTCCTCTATGAACATTTTGATGATATATGTGATATCTGTGCAAGGTATGATGTTGCTATATCGTTGGGAGACGGACTACGTCCTGGTTGTACGCACGATGCGAATGATGCGGCTCAATTTGCTGAACTTGACACGATGGGCGAATTAGTTGAGCGTGCATGGGATAAGAATGTACAGGTCTTTATTGAAGGTCCTGGTCATGTTCCAATGCATAAAATCAAGGAGAATATGGAACGACAGATTAATAAGTGCCATGGTGCACCCTTCTATACATTAGGTCCACTTGTCACAGATATTGCACCAGCATACGACCATATCACTTCTGCTATTGGTGCATCTCTCATTGGATGGTATGGAACAGCCATGCTATGTTATGTAACACCAAAGGAACATCTTGCCCTACCTGAGAAAGAAGATGTACGTATTGGTGTCATCACTTATAAGATAGCTGCCCACGCAGCAGACCTTGCAAAGGGACATCCAAGTGCTTCTATCCGTGATAATGCATTGAGTAAAGCACGTTACGACTTTCGTTGGAAAGACCAGTTTAACTTAGCACTCGACCCTGAGCGTGCGCTTGAATATTACAAAGCAAGCAACTCTGTTGATGCAAACTATTGTACAATGTGCGGTCCACATTTCTGTGCTGCACGTATAAGTCATTCTCTCAAGGACTGTGAGGAATAA
- a CDS encoding sulfide-dependent adenosine diphosphate thiazole synthase: MIETQVSKGIISTYFDKLQRNLQLDVAIVGGGPSGIVAAYYLAKAGLKTALFDRKLSPGGGMWGGAMMFNQIVIQEEALHIVKDFNISYQPYENELYTIDSVESTSALLYHAAHAGATIFNCYSVEDVVFKNDVVSGVVVNWTPVLREGLHVDPLNIMSKCVIDGTGHDSEICKVVARKNGIRLDTATGGVVGEKSLDVAEGERMVVEGTREIYPGLYVCGMASSAVAGTPRMGPIFGGMLLSGKKVADLIIDKLKK, translated from the coding sequence ATGATTGAGACACAAGTATCAAAAGGTATTATTAGTACCTATTTCGACAAACTTCAGCGTAATTTACAACTCGATGTTGCCATCGTTGGTGGTGGCCCTTCTGGTATTGTAGCAGCGTATTATCTGGCGAAAGCAGGGTTAAAAACAGCTTTATTTGACCGTAAGTTGTCACCTGGCGGGGGTATGTGGGGTGGCGCAATGATGTTCAACCAAATTGTTATACAGGAAGAAGCATTGCACATTGTCAAGGACTTCAATATCAGCTATCAGCCTTATGAAAACGAACTTTATACCATTGACTCCGTTGAAAGTACCTCCGCTTTGCTTTATCATGCAGCTCATGCTGGTGCAACAATCTTCAACTGCTATTCTGTTGAAGATGTTGTCTTCAAGAATGATGTTGTAAGTGGTGTTGTAGTCAACTGGACTCCAGTCCTTCGTGAAGGACTACATGTTGATCCATTAAACATCATGTCTAAATGTGTGATTGATGGTACCGGTCACGACAGCGAGATATGTAAGGTTGTGGCACGTAAGAATGGTATCCGACTTGACACTGCTACAGGCGGAGTTGTGGGTGAAAAGTCCTTGGATGTAGCTGAAGGTGAACGCATGGTCGTTGAAGGAACGCGTGAAATTTACCCTGGACTCTATGTATGTGGCATGGCTTCTTCAGCCGTAGCAGGAACTCCAAGAATGGGTCCAATATTTGGTGGTATGTTACTATCTGGCAAGAAGGTAGCCGATTTGATTATAGATAAACTAAAGAAATAA
- a CDS encoding thiamine phosphate synthase, whose translation MKWIIITSPEFLSGEATFISKLFSQGLDLLHLRKPEASLEAYKQLLLQIPEQWHSRIVLHEHFELAEEYKLHGIHLNRLCSVAPKAYHGSISCSCHTIEEVITQKDSKDYVFLSPIFDSISKVGYHAAFSPTSLKQAAMENIIDEKVIALGGITANNIFLVKEWHFGGVALLGDIWKRMSDPQVDEYLNHIRTLL comes from the coding sequence ATGAAATGGATAATCATTACCTCTCCCGAGTTCTTATCGGGAGAGGCTACCTTCATAAGTAAACTCTTTTCACAAGGGCTTGATTTATTGCATCTGCGTAAGCCTGAAGCATCATTAGAAGCCTACAAGCAGCTTCTTCTTCAAATACCCGAACAGTGGCACAGTAGAATCGTTCTGCACGAACATTTCGAATTGGCAGAAGAATATAAACTTCATGGTATTCATTTGAATCGGCTCTGTTCTGTAGCTCCCAAGGCTTATCATGGAAGCATTTCTTGCTCTTGTCATACCATAGAGGAAGTTATAACACAAAAAGACTCAAAAGACTATGTATTCTTGAGCCCTATCTTTGATAGTATCTCTAAAGTAGGATATCATGCAGCCTTCTCCCCTACCTCACTTAAGCAGGCTGCTATGGAAAACATCATTGATGAAAAAGTAATTGCCTTGGGAGGTATAACTGCTAATAACATCTTTCTTGTCAAAGAGTGGCACTTTGGTGGTGTTGCGTTATTAGGAGATATATGGAAGCGTATGTCAGACCCACAAGTAGATGAATATCTGAACCATATTCGAACACTCCTTTAA
- a CDS encoding 2-hydroxyacid dehydrogenase gives MRIAFFDAKSYDIESFNEVNKDYNFDIRYYQERLSISTVPLAKGADVVCIFVNAECDARVIDELVNNGVKLVALRCAGFNNVDLKAAEGRIKVTHVPAYSPHAVAEYAVALMLSLNRKIYRAVNRTRDGNFTLHGLLGFDMHGKTAGVVGMGRIAKELIKILHGFGMNIMAYDLYPDQEFAKQYNVKVVQLDELYANSDIISLHCPLTPDTKFLINKESIAKMKKGVMIINTGRGQLIHTEDLIEGLRTKQVGSAGLDVYEEEKEYFYEDKSDKMIDDDVLARLLMVPNVVLTSHQAFFTKEALYNIAVSTLSSVKELSEGKELSCQVK, from the coding sequence ATGAGGATAGCATTTTTCGACGCAAAGTCGTATGACATCGAGTCTTTCAACGAAGTAAACAAGGATTATAATTTCGATATTCGCTATTATCAAGAGCGTCTCAGTATTAGTACTGTGCCTTTGGCAAAGGGCGCAGACGTGGTTTGTATTTTCGTAAATGCAGAGTGCGATGCAAGAGTTATTGATGAATTAGTGAACAATGGTGTAAAACTTGTAGCTCTTCGATGTGCTGGTTTCAATAATGTTGACCTTAAGGCTGCTGAAGGTCGTATTAAGGTGACACACGTACCTGCTTACTCTCCACATGCTGTTGCTGAGTATGCTGTAGCACTGATGCTAAGTCTTAACCGTAAGATTTATCGTGCTGTGAACCGTACACGTGATGGAAACTTCACATTACATGGTTTGTTAGGCTTCGACATGCATGGTAAGACAGCAGGTGTTGTTGGTATGGGTCGTATTGCCAAAGAGCTTATAAAGATTCTTCACGGCTTTGGTATGAATATTATGGCATACGATCTCTATCCAGATCAAGAGTTTGCAAAGCAGTATAATGTGAAGGTTGTTCAGCTTGACGAACTTTATGCGAATAGTGATATCATCTCCCTCCACTGCCCATTGACACCAGACACAAAGTTCCTTATCAATAAGGAAAGTATTGCGAAAATGAAGAAGGGTGTGATGATTATCAATACTGGTCGTGGTCAGCTTATCCACACAGAAGACCTTATCGAAGGCTTGCGTACAAAGCAGGTGGGTTCAGCTGGTCTTGATGTTTATGAAGAGGAGAAGGAGTACTTCTATGAGGATAAGAGCGACAAGATGATTGACGATGACGTATTGGCTCGCTTACTGATGGTTCCAAACGTTGTATTGACCTCTCACCAGGCATTCTTTACAAAGGAAGCGCTCTACAACATCGCTGTTTCAACCCTTAGCAGTGTAAAAGAACTATCAGAGGGTAAGGAACTTAGTTGCCAAGTAAAGTAA
- a CDS encoding porin family protein produces the protein MKKILVVAALMLSSVSTFAQHAVGSFNLQPKVGVNIANLTEVKDSDPRIGLAAGVEGEYQASDIFSVSAGVLYSMQGAKQEYSVLKQTFKHTYKLDYINVPIMANVYVTKGLAVKLGVQPGFLVSSTTKAEANTFLGTGSSTNDIKAKSVDFSIPVGISYEYNNFQLDARYNWGLTKVFENYKNKNSVFQITLGYKFDL, from the coding sequence ATGAAAAAGATTTTAGTTGTAGCAGCACTGATGCTTTCATCAGTATCTACATTCGCACAGCATGCAGTTGGTTCATTCAACCTTCAGCCAAAGGTTGGTGTAAACATCGCTAACCTCACAGAAGTAAAAGATTCAGATCCACGTATTGGTCTTGCTGCTGGTGTTGAAGGCGAGTATCAAGCAAGTGACATCTTCTCTGTAAGTGCAGGAGTTCTCTACTCTATGCAAGGTGCTAAGCAGGAGTATTCTGTTCTGAAACAGACATTTAAGCATACATATAAACTTGATTACATTAACGTTCCAATTATGGCAAACGTTTATGTAACAAAGGGTTTGGCTGTTAAATTGGGTGTTCAACCTGGCTTCTTGGTTAGTAGCACTACTAAGGCAGAAGCTAACACATTCCTTGGAACAGGAAGTTCTACTAATGATATTAAAGCAAAGTCAGTTGACTTCTCTATTCCTGTAGGTATCTCTTACGAATACAACAACTTCCAGCTTGACGCTCGTTACAACTGGGGTTTGACCAAGGTTTTTGAGAACTACAAGAATAAGAACAGCGTATTCCAAATTACTTTGGGCTACAAGTTTGACTTGTAA